From Camelus dromedarius isolate mCamDro1 chromosome X, mCamDro1.pat, whole genome shotgun sequence, one genomic window encodes:
- the SMPX gene encoding small muscular protein, which translates to MSKQPVSNVRAIQANINIPMGAFRPGAGQPPRRKECTPEMEEGIPPASDEEKKPIPGAKKLPGPAVNLSEIQNIKSELKYVPKAEQ; encoded by the exons ATGTCGAAACAGCCAGTTTCCAATGTCAGAGCCATCCAG GCAAATATCAACATCCCAATGGGGGCCTTTCGGCCAGGAGCTGGGCAACCCCCCAGAAGAAAAGAATGTACTCCGGAAATGGAGGAG ggTATTCCTCCCGCTTCAGATGAGGAAAAGAAGCCGATTCCAGGAGCGAAGAAACTTCCAGGACCTGCGGTCAACCTTTCGGAGATCCAGAATATTAAAAGTGAACTGAAGTATGTCCCCAAAGCTGAACAGTAG